Proteins co-encoded in one Clarias gariepinus isolate MV-2021 ecotype Netherlands chromosome 13, CGAR_prim_01v2, whole genome shotgun sequence genomic window:
- the LOC128535867 gene encoding NPC intracellular cholesterol transporter 2-like: MDFRVVCVAFLPLLLLGLSHAEKVNFVDCGSDVGKVSEVNVVPCPQQPCQLHKGQSYTVNVTFASETDSKTSKAVVHGVIAGVPVPFSIPNDDGCKSGIQCPIQNQKTYSYVNQLPVKTEYPSIRLVVKWELEDDSSKDFFCIKFPVQIVS, from the exons ATGGATTTCCGTGTTGTGTGTGTCGCCTTCCTGcctctgctgctgctgggactcTCGCACGCAGAGAAGGTGAACTTCGTAGATTGTG GTTCAGATGTTGGGAAAGTAAGTGAGGTTAATGTTGTTCCCTGCCCACAACAGCCATGCCAGCTTCACAAAGGACAGTCCTACACTGTAAATGTGACCTTTGCCAGTG AAACTGACAGTAAGACGAGCAAAGCTGTGGTCCATGGCGTGATTGCTGGCGTCCCTGTCCCCTTTTCAATCCCTAATGATGATGGCTGCAAGTCTGGAATCCAGTGCCCTATTCAGAATCAGAAAACCTACAGTTATGTCAATCAGCTTCCTGTTAAAACGGAGTACCCTTCA ATTAGACTGGTTGTGAAATGGGAACTTGAAGATGACTCCAGTAAAGACTTCTTCTGCATCAAGTTTCCAGTCCAGATTGTCAGCTGA
- the isca2 gene encoding iron-sulfur cluster assembly 2 homolog, mitochondrial, whose protein sequence is MSLTRALVTSAFKTRPWKIINVSSARLRALQTCHESPLVSSTLCYSSSSSQGQQLFSSPTDHKVHLSDACVKRLSEIMQKGEYLRIQVEGGGCSGFQYKFSVDMVKNDDDRVFEQDGVAVIVDEDSMEFVKGATIDFSQELIRSSFQVLRNPQAEHGCSCGSSFSVKA, encoded by the exons ATGTCACTCACTAGAGCTCTGGTTACAAGCGCATTCAAAACAAGACCGTGGAAAATCATAAA TGTGTCTTCAGCAAGACTGAGAGCTTTGCAGACATGTCATGAGTCCCCCCTTGTCTCCTCCACACTGTGTTATAGCAGCAGCTCATCGCAGGGACAGCAGCTCTTCTCCAGTCCCACTGACCATAAAGTACATCTTAGTGATGCATGTGTCAAG AGGCTGAGTGAAATCATGCAGAAGGGAGAATATCTGAGGATACAGGTGGAGGGTGGAGGCTGCTCTGGGTTCCAGTACAAGTTTTCTGTGGACATGGTCAAAAATGATGACGACAG GGTTTTTGAACAGGACGGTGTGGCCGTGATTGTAGACGAAGACAGTATGGAGTTTGTAAAAGGAGCAACGATCGACTTCAGTCAGGAGCTCATCCGCTCCTCCTTCCAGGTGCTCAGGAACCCGCAGGCAGAACATGGCTGCTCTTGTGGCAGCTCTTTCTCTGTCAAAGCCTGA